Part of the Solanum pennellii chromosome 10, SPENNV200 genome is shown below.
CAAGACCCAAAGACAAATGCTTTGGCTAGGCAAGGATCATTATATAGCCTTACTCTTGATGAGGTTCAGAATCAATTGGGGGATTTGGGGAAACCATTGAGTAATATGAATCTTGATGAGCTTCTTAAGACTGTATGGACTGTGGAGGCTAGTCAAGGAATGGGTGGAACGGATTACGGGGTGTTGCAGCATGGTCAGGATGCTTCGGGGAGTTCTTTGAATCGACAATCGAGTATCACACTGACTAGTGATCTGAGCAAGAAGACAGTTGATCAGGTGTGGCAGGATATTCAGCAGGGGCATAAGAGAGATAGAATCGATAGGAAAGCTCAGGAGAGGCAGCCTACTCTTGGTGAGATGACACTGGAGGATTTTTTGGTCAAGGCTGGAGTGGTTGCTGAGTCGACTCCGGGGAAGAAAAGTTTGGGGTCAGTTTTAGGGGTTGATTCAATGGCATTGCCTCAACAGCAAGCTCAATGGTCACAATATCAGATGCAGGCAATGCATCCGCTACCgccacaacaacatcaacaacaacaacagaacATGCTTCCAGTTTTTATGCCCGGCCATTCGGTTCAACAACCTTTAACTATTGTTTCCAACCCAACAATAGATGCAGCTTATCCTGAATCTCAGATGACAATGTCCCCAACAGCTCTGTTGGGCACATTATCAGACACACAAACACTTGGAAGAAAAAGAGTTGCACCAGATGATGTTGTTGAGAAGACTGTTGAAAGGAGGCAAAAGAGGATGATTAAGAACAGGGAATCTGCAGCGAGGTCACGAGCAAGGAAGCAGGTGACTTTTGAAATATGTTGCGGTGTTTTGAATATGGTATATCGTCGCCGTGGCTATTgaaatattatcttttttatcAACAGGCTTACACCCATGAGCTGGAGAACAAGGTTTCACGCCTCGAAGAAGAGAATGAAAGGCTCAAGAGACAGAAGGTATGTTTTTTGATAGCTACTTTCTTGTCAGTGAATATGGTAGTCATTTGCATATTCTTCTAGTGGTTCTTCAAGAGTGCGGTATCAGGTAATTTGTATCATTTGCATTCTTAATGGTGTTAATTGCACTGATGTGGGCATCATTGAAGTGTGTAAAGAAGTTCCAATTCTAGAACACATGAGAATCAAATCTTAAAGAGATGTAGCACAATTTCATCATAACGAATTTTCAATACCGTTTCTGACATTATGTTAAACTGTTGAAACCTATATCGTTCGAGTCATCTAGGTTCTTCACTTCTCCGCAGAACAACCTCTCATATAATGATCTTTGTAATGCTGCATTATGATGAATTTAACTCCGGGAAGAATGTTTGTtgcataaaataaaagaaacaaaattatatatcatggttaaagtgatatatttttgtAAGGTTAGAAACAAAATGAGTTTAATCATTTATGCAATGAGAAGAAGCAGTCACTTAAGTGCGTACTTTACGAGAGagaaaaatgattattttattctcattgtaaatattatttagtaAGGTcagaaataaaatgatttcaatCATTTATGCAAATGAGAAGAAACtgtctctctttctcattttaggTCTTGTTTTGTCTTCCCTACTCTGTACGAAAAGAAAATGACTTTCAAGGGTCTAGTACTGAATTACTTTTAGTTTTATAACTTTATTCCTTGTATCACTGCATTTCATTTTGTAAAATCTTTAAACTATTATATTGGCATTTTGCTGGTTGAGTTGCATAGAGGTGCAGTGGCTATCTAATGCTTAAAGTTCACTGCTTATCATGCCATGTCCTTCACCATTACAtatgttgcttggactcttcaaaaatgtcaatggATGTGTGTCGGATCCtcaaaatagtgtatttttggagGCTCCGCCATGGGCAATAGTATTCTGTAGAATCTGAGCAACATAGATCATTACTTTTATCGACTTCACAGAAATTCTCATAGTGGCAAAATTGTAATACCCTTAAGGAAGATACCACCTTCAGTCAGTTTTGATGGCAGAAGGTATTTTCTGTAGATTCACATTGGAGAAGGAAATAGCATAATAGTTGACCATCAAGAAGTCTCTGGAATTTTACTTTAGTTCTTGTGTCCCTTTGTTCATCGAAATAGGAGAAGGTGAGGTAAGGAAGAAATCAGTAGCAATGtttgtatgtaaaaataaacCACATTCAAGTTTGTTCACGTGAGAAATAAGAGAAGAGAGGAGATACATTTATGACTTAATCTGAGGGTCTATTGAATACAACCTCTCTATCTCCAAGGTAGGGGAAAGGTTTGTGTACACTCTATCCTCCCCCAAGGTCCAACCCCATTCTGTGGGGGTTACTCTaggtttttattgttgttgttaatcATTTAATCAGTATAAGATACACCTATTAGGTGTCAAATACAGTACAAATGATATTTGTCCCAATGTGGGATAGTATTTAACTTAAGAACTTCACTCTTATAGTATTCTCAAGTCTACCTTTAGTGGTTTTCTCCcaacattaataaaaatatttacctcATCAAGATATTCTAAACTCTACCATAGTACCATTCTAACACTAATCTTAACTTGCTAACAGTTTGTGGATTACTGGGGTTAGGAAAAAAGAGGAATGAATGTTTTGTGAGATTTGACTTTGTTTAAGAAAAAAGGATGGCCATCGCATGAAAGTGAAGGCCAGGTTGTATCTGTCTCCATCCATAAGCATCAGAATAAAACTAGTATGCATCTTCTTTCTTTGTTGGAATCTTAAAATCTTGACCAAGTTATTCCAGAGGAAGATTTGAAAACAAGGAAGCAATCCTGATGTTGACCTAGAATTATCTGCTCTCTACGGGTTTCCAAATGAAAAAACAAACCTTTAATAGATCTATAAGATATCAGACTTATCAACAAGCCAAATATTGTATTTTACTGGTAAGTAAAATATTATTCCATTTTTTGTTGGCAAGTGTTCTCCTTTCAGGTTGGCTCAAGGTTACAAGCTTTGGAGGTAGAGTCAAAGATTAGTTGAATGTATCATTCTCTATTCTATGAGAGTTTTTATTCTGAAGTCATCTTTGGAAGGATAGAGATGAAGCCGACAGAGTTGATGAATGAGTTAGGAGAATAGAGGATTGGAAGAGGTAAGGGAGCTAAAGGAAATGAAGTGCAAGGAGGAGGTCAAGCGAGTGATAGCCATGTTGGCAATTTCACAAGAGACTGGTTGGAAGCAGAATTTGAAGGCATTGTGGTTAAATGAGAGGAATGGTAATACTAAGTTTTTTCACATGGTAGTGGTAACTAATGGAAGAGGAATTTAGAGTATGGAGGGGTGGACCTAAAACCAAAAAACCTGGTTGAACATTTATTCGGTTGGTTCAcgattaatttttcaaatttaactcCTTCAATTTGGTGATCGGCTTCAAGGGTTCGACTTTTCTGTCAAGCTCTTAAAGAGCTTCTGGTCCCCTTAGCTTCGCCTTGGCCCAAAACCAAATTTTCACTCGGAAGATTGAAGAAGCTCAAACCCCTTCCCTTTTTCTCGCTGTCTCCCACATCCcttcccgtggttttttactatGTCTTGTTTCACTATGGTTCATTCTACTGTTGCTACTGTTTTACGCCTCTGCCACCGGCCCAGTGGTCGCCCTTACCATTCACCTAGTGCAGTCTTCCTCTCCGTCATTCAGTGCTAGTTATGTTGAGAGTGTAAGAGCTTTAGATCTATCTCTTTCCTTTTTGATAAATCAATGAGCCCTGAAACAGTCTACACTGCATAACTGAACATGAGAGTGCTAAGTCGTTGAGTCtattttacttttgcttttcttttacattttccTTTTGTCTATTTGATTTCCAAAGTAGCtaacttaacttaaattttattaaactcCTTGTAACTGATCCAACAATATCTTAGTAAATTTATGTTTACGTGAACCTGAAGTCAAACTTCCGAAAACCAAATCAAACTGACCGACACCCACCCTCAAAGTATAGAAGTCAATGAATCAGTGATGAAGGGGAAGGAGGAAATGAGAGGCAGTTGTGAGATTTTACAAAGATTTGTACATGGTAGAGAGGTTGAGGGGAAAGGGATTATTCAAACTGGAGGGGGAATAAGGGAGTGGTTGGAGAGATCTATAGGAGACGAGGAGATGAGGGAAGCAGAAGGGATGCAAAGCCCTTGTATCGGATGAATTCACAATTTCACAATACTTTTTGTTGCATTATTGTAAAGATTGAAGATCATTGCGGAATTTCAAGAAATTGTAGAGTTTGAAAGCAAGCCTTAACATAAAGAGGGGGGAGTAAGAGCATCAAAGATTACAGGGCAATTAGTATGACAGGAAGCATTAATGAGATATGTATCTCTACATCTCAATATCCATTAGTGGAAGAAAGATAGAAATTGGATGCAGTTTGGTGGAAAATGAAGTGTTTACTTTAGAAGAAAGAGTCTGAGGAACTTATTCCAGTTGGACCTTAAGAATGCTCGTGATCACGTGAATTAAGAATTTATGGAATTTCTTTTGCAAGTTAAATTTTGGAATGCCTTCTCAGATGTGTCTTTTATATATGTCATATTTATTGTACAAATAGCAAGATAGTTGTTGCTTTGTTCTTGATGATCTGTTGTCTTCCCAAAATTAGAGAGAATCTAAGACAGCCCTGTCACGTCCATTTCTTGTGTTTCTCATCTGTCTTTCACAGATTATAATGTTAACATGGTTCTACATGCAGGAGATAGAGCAGGTGTTACCGAGTGTTCCACTTCCAGAGCCTAAGTATCAGCTGCGCAGAACAAGCTCCGCGCCCTTCTAACATCCAGTTTCATGGACGAATGATGAATATGTAGATGCATAGTGTTCGTTATGTCATTGAAATTTATGTTAGCTAGTCATTCTCCTTTCATCTCCTTGTTCTTGGTTAACATCCTTGTTCAGGAGACTGCCCTGGAGGCCTCCGCTGGCAGCACTTGTCGGGTGCCCATCTGATTGCCTTTAGCTGTCTCTAGTTCTCTAGATAAGTTTTTTTCCCTTGTATGTacatttttatagttttaacCTTGGAATTATGTGGAGGATATAGTTTTGGTAGTTTCCTTTCGGTTACTGTAAGCATTTCCAGTATGACTTGCTTTCGAGACAAATGAAAACAAAGTTATTGTATGTTTCCAGTTGTATTGAAACGAACGTGAGAGGGGTAATCTTCTTCATGGTTCCTTCTAGACTTGAAATCCTCAACTGCTTGGCATATGGCTTTCTACAGCTATAGAAATTGATTTCAACTTCATTATTGTCATAGATGGACTAACCTGAAGCTTTGATAAGTTGTTTTTTATGTTCAATTGTAAGGTGTACATGTTCCATATAGatcattatcttttgttttcCTTCATGTTTGAAACAAGAAACACTAATAGGTACATAACTTTTTAGTTAGACAGTTGTTGAACAATTGAACCTCATCCTTAGTTACCAAGTGTTTACGCCAAATTATGTAAATTTACTATGGTTACGTGATTTAATTGGGTGAAAATGCATGTTAAGTAACATTGCGATATTAGTCGATGTAATGGATGCGTATATTCATTTATTGATTTGGTGTAAACAGTCGTAGTTGGCGAGGCAAATACTATAGAATCACAATACAACAAGGGAAGGGTATCAATAGCCTGAAAGCAAAATCAAAGGTAAATTTCACAACATCTCCAAAAGTATAGGGCCAAATTTGAACATTATCTCTAGATTACATGATGTACTAAGATTACTGTGGTAAgctgaaaatatttttggttaACAATCTCATTTCCAAAGCCATAATAACCAAACACATGCCCATGCAAAGTGAACCACTTATAAATCCAAAATTGTGCCAGAAAATCCCATATTGAGAGGTAAAGCACTCTCTAACAAAAGTGACTCCTTACCGAGCCCGATAAGGTGAAACAAGATCTAACACATGACTTAAAACCAGTCTTCCAAATACCTCTATACATCTGAATAAAGCAAGAAAGTCATTATATTTTGCTTCCAAAAAGACTAAACTCTAAACATCTCTGATGATCATCAGCCTCTTTCAAAGTTTTCAGCAGCTGGTTTTAATTTCCCCTTGCCTTTTCCAGGTCTGGAAGATCTGCAATTTAGAGACAAAATTAGTGTCACAATTGGGAGAACTCCATCTCCTAATAAATACTTGTTTCTATCTGGCTAAGTTGGATAGGTGAAATTAAGGACATTGAAATAGATGTATCAAAAAGACAAAGCAAACATGGACTTTTTATTTACCTTTACGCAAGTAAATAATCAGAATACACGAGAAAATCAACAGCTAAATAAATGTCGATTTGGTAACTtagaagagagaaagaaaacgTCAGGCAGAAATTGGTGTATCGATGAGAAGGAAAAAGACACTAGCAGAGAAGAAAAGAGTTATAGGGGGCCACTAAGTTACACACTGGGAGAGACTATGATTAGAGCTAATGTGTGTTATGTGAATTCAATGTACTTATCGAATGTTCATTTTATTCTCGCTTCTAAGATGTCTTTTGGCATTACAGAAAGTTTCACTAAGTGAGGTTTCCCAGTTGGAATAAACAAAAGTTTAAGCCTTTGTTTAGTAACTTGTCCTTGTCCCTCCCATTCTCGTTTTCTCCTCCTCCGTTTCTCTCCTAATAGTTTATCTAAGCTCTGAATGTTGTCCTCCTACACTCATGCCTCTCCTTTCTCTCCCTTTTTTCCAATCTCTTTAAGTTCTTGTCTCTTCACTGTCAATCGAGTATAAAAAGTTGTTCACATAAGCAAGAAAGTGAGAAGCAATAAGTTGGTTCTATTCCTCTCTTAAAGGAAATGACGGCTGGATAAGTATTTGACTATTTGAGAGCAGATGCATACTGATGAATTGCAAGGAGAGCACTGAAAAACATGGCATTGTCTCTGATGTGTACAACAAATTAAAGATGCATGTAAACTAGTCCAATCAGATAGGAAACAACTCACAGAGCATTCCTCCATCATCGCTGCTCTCGTCGTCATCTCCAGTATACTGAAAGAAAGATATATTCAAGTTAAATAACTATGATCAGAGTAATTGAACATTATGTTGCATATAATATTAAACAAATCAGTTTAGGCATTACCGCAACACCCCCATCATCAGAGTCCGCTGCATGGAACAAAAAAACTGGAGTTAGCTTTATGAGAATATCAGGATACAACAAATAACGTTATATCGTTCAGTGTTCATCGTTATTGATGCAGAGCCGTAAAAGAAAACTAACTTGACAGAATTTGATTATCACTATGGTCCGAGAAATAATAGGGAGGGAAGTGATGAAAGGATATTTAGAACTGGATCAATTTGAAGGCTTGGGAATTCCAAAACGCAAACCAGCATGCCTAATTTTGGAGCACATTATCTTCACATTGCATCAATtgtaaaactaaaattttaggCAAACTAGGTCCCTCCCGGGGTTTTGGTCTAGTGGTAAGAGCAAAATGCGCAATGTGCAGGTTAGGCCCACATCACGTGTTGAAATATTGATGTACGTAGAATCatggtatttaagtggagaagggtaaACGGGCAGGTCCATTATCCATCAAGTTGGTAgttaagtggagaagggtagagggaCAGGTCCATTATCCATCAAGATTCAAACTTAATACTCCGTTAGTCAGGCTACGAAAGTTCGATTAGAGACTGTCAGACTTCATAAACTCAACCCCCAGTCAGATtactaaaagttgcattttgaTCAATCAAATGATACATTCCGCACCGAAAACAGAAACAAAAACcattaaacaaaaaaactaaaagtaCAGTTAATATTTCATCTGTCACTTTGCTCCTATTCCAAagcataagaaaataaaagaggaaGGATGTGGATGGTATTGAATTACAAATTGAAGATTCAACAGAAAAACAATAGTAAGATTGGCCGAAGGCTTACCAGCATTAGGATTCATTAAAATACCTAAGATCTCTAGTTCTCTTTTCCCTCTCAAATTAATGGAAAGATGGcataacattaatttaattttaatgaagCAAGTGATATGCAGCCAACTCACAatattcttcatcatcttcatcacACCATTTGTTCCAATCGACCTTGAGGTATGGAGCGGGCTTCTCTTCAGACTTCAATATTCTTGGCCACCAGCCTCTTTGCTCCTTTTGGATTGAGCAGAGGATAATTCTCGACCCAATATTAGTTTTACACCGCTGCACCAGAAAGCACTCTATGACATCAACCATGACGATTTTCTAACCTTGAAACTATATTGTAAAAGGAAGAAATATCCAGTGCAAAACACAGCTATTTACATTTACCAAACTCTAGAAGAATAAGAAATACAAGCAAAGACaacttgaagtcaataacataGGCCAATGGGTTCACGGTCTTATACACTTcccaaaagtttgaaaatttctaTATCCATTTATATAGTCCAAGCCCAAGGCAGAGGTTAGATCTATCTTGATGTAGATCCACCTCTGGTCATGAACCATTGCAAAAAGGTGTTACAACAGCTGTGATTGACTGAGCCATATGCTGACTTTGTGAAACCCATTAGAAACCACAGCAATAAACCAGGCATCCTAATTCGAAACTACTACAACCTTTTTCAGCAAAACAACATCTCAATCCCAAACTAGTTATAGTCAGCTATATGAACCCTTAATATATGTCCCAATCTATTTGTACCATCTTATTTCAATACTCAATAACATTCCCCATCAATGGGACCGAGAATAATAGGTAATTCGGGATAAAAGGTAGTTATACTTTTAGTTAAACGCGTACAATGAGCTCGTTGAAACCTCACTACAAGATTGAGGGGAAGGGAAGAAAGTTGAGCCATACCCCCCTTACTTCCATATGGTTGATGTTATCTCCTCCTTTCCCCATACTTCGGAAGGAAGAGATCGGCGGTGCAATAGTAAAAGTACTCATCAGGTTCAAGCTGCGGAAACAACTTCAtgcaaaaatgcaatgtaaggCTGCACAGATGTAAGACCTGACGAGGTCCAGCCCTTTCTCAAACCCCACCCCATAGTGAGAGCTTAGTGCACGGGATAGCTAAGTTGTTCGGACTCGGGTGCGGGTGTCCGATTTGGGTGCGGATCTAGAGATCGGATCCTTCATGACATAATTTTTAAGATTCGAGGATATGGATCCATGTATGGATACGGATACGGGGACTtgcctaaaaaaattaaaagatttaaaaatagAGTTATAAAACCCAAACTATGAGATATTATGTGGAGAACTTGAGGAGAATCCTCAAAGGAGATTAAAGGAAAATGAGTGATATAGAAATTTCTATACAAAAGGTATtccatttttttgaatttcaccTTAGCTTTTAGCTTTTGTACTAATATCATCAAAACTATCCAGAGTTTCCCCATTGATGTTGGTCAAAGTATCCAAAATCGGTCAACCAAATCGGGCACCAATCCCACATCCAAATCCACATCATGTCGACGCACGTGCGGCACCAAAAGCGAAGAGTCTCCAAGCAACTTAGCCAGACAGCCCTTACTCAATAATTTGGGATTATCCACACTTTCTAATCATATACAAATTGATAGACAAACACCTAATATAAACATACTAACAACCCTGTTCATCATACTCAACACAATTGCTACATTTTTTTGTACCCTTTTTCAATAATTTAGGATTTCTCTAATATCTGTACATTTTTCACTTACATACAAATCCCTGCAAACACTGATTTAAACATAAACCTACCATCAACCCATTTCATCAAACTCAACAAATTTACCACAACCAATAAATTAAACGAAAACccagaaagaaaaaacaaaacttTACAGAAAACAGTAAGAAAAACACCTCAGGAATAACATTCCCGTAAAGCTGGAGAGTGACGGAGAATGAATCGCCATTGACACCAATAGCAGAGAAATTAAAAACACCATCTGCGTCACACTTCAACGATACATCTTTAGCATCAGGCAATGATATAGTCAAGTAAACTTTCTCCGATCGTTGAGCCCAAAGTACTTCCGGTTGACGACTGCacatattactattttttttcaaaattttcgcACAATACAACTCAGAAAGAGCAAAAAAATTGCAGATTAttgaaatttattcaaatagATACCTCATTTTTGCAGAGAAATTGAAGATTTCAGTCGATCACTGGATCAATTGATGTCGATTTTTCTTCTGTTTTTTCGAGTTTTAGAGCTCAAAATTTTCTTCCATAGTTGTCACTCTCTCTTTTTATaactttattttccttttttattagccaaaataaataaatcattaattCTATTTTGTCGTGCTTTTATCGtattttgtcatgatttcttcactttctttatttctttcgaGTATAATACATTTGATAAGATGATTTATTACTTAATCTTTACTCTCTTTAAAATTCATTTCTGAATCACGCTAAATTa
Proteins encoded:
- the LOC107031887 gene encoding ABSCISIC ACID-INSENSITIVE 5-like protein 2 gives rise to the protein MGSQGGGGGGGGGVGVNSIGVTQAQAQAHAQDPKTNALARQGSLYSLTLDEVQNQLGDLGKPLSNMNLDELLKTVWTVEASQGMGGTDYGVLQHGQDASGSSLNRQSSITLTSDLSKKTVDQVWQDIQQGHKRDRIDRKAQERQPTLGEMTLEDFLVKAGVVAESTPGKKSLGSVLGVDSMALPQQQAQWSQYQMQAMHPLPPQQHQQQQQNMLPVFMPGHSVQQPLTIVSNPTIDAAYPESQMTMSPTALLGTLSDTQTLGRKRVAPDDVVEKTVERRQKRMIKNRESAARSRARKQAYTHELENKVSRLEEENERLKRQKEIEQVLPSVPLPEPKYQLRRTSSAPF
- the LOC107032254 gene encoding co-chaperone protein p23-2 isoform X1, with the translated sequence MSNMCSRQPEVLWAQRSEKVYLTISLPDAKDVSLKCDADGVFNFSAIGVNGDSFSVTLQLYGNVIPERCKTNIGSRIILCSIQKEQRGWWPRILKSEEKPAPYLKVDWNKWCDEDDEEYSDSDDGGVAYTGDDDESSDDGGMLYLPDLEKARGN
- the LOC107032254 gene encoding co-chaperone protein p23-2 isoform X2, which gives rise to MSRQPEVLWAQRSEKVYLTISLPDAKDVSLKCDADGVFNFSAIGVNGDSFSVTLQLYGNVIPERCKTNIGSRIILCSIQKEQRGWWPRILKSEEKPAPYLKVDWNKWCDEDDEEYSDSDDGGVAYTGDDDESSDDGGMLYLPDLEKARGN